The window TACTGATCTACATTAGTAGTATCGTACGTCTCATTCAGCTAGTAGATGTCAATATATACTGCATGGCCGTATAATATGCTCACTTTGGCTATTAGAAAGCCTGTGTACTTGCATTGTAAAAGTAAACACAATGCTTAGATCTATGATAATAGAACTCAACGGCACAGCATAGATTGTACAATAAAAATATCCTACTTGTTCTTGTGGCAGATCATGCCtcaagttatatttattagcacCTGCGTTTGAAATTAATGCAGATCAAGCAAGACCAGAATCTTGCTAAAAATCCACCAACCAAAGTCAAACGTTGTGGCACTAGGAgcactataaatatagcgaCCGCAGTGGAAGATCTATGACGATCTTGCTTTATGAGACTATGAAGCGGGGCGCTCGAAGAGGAGGTTTCCTAATCGATATCTGGTATGCTTACTTTGATCTGCATCGCTGGTTGATATCCCTGCACACAAAGGGGGCAATGGGACTAAGAGCCAAAGTAACACAAACTTCCAGGCTTCGATTATACAAACTCAGGAGTCCAAATTTGAACACCATAATAGTAACATTTCAAAATCTATAAAGATGGGCTGTAGCCGCAACAATAGTTTGAATTAATCAACACGACACAGGAAACTCTTCACACCTCTACAGCTCTAGATAGCTATCATTGCCAACGGCCAAACAGAATAACTTCAACCCGGAAGATTTTTGGTTACTGTCAATTCAAGTAAGAGTCGCAATTTGAAGTATTACCAGAATTACATTTTAATAATTTGCCTAGAATGAAAGTCTTCGCCATCCTAACTCTCTTGTACTCcaccgcagcagccaccGGCATCAATTGTAATGGAAACGCCAACTGCGTCGGCACACCAGAATGTAGACTCTCCGATCTCATCTTGCAAGTCAGCCAGCAAGATCCTAGCACATCATACAGCCCAGGTCAGCACATTGCCTGTTGCGGCATACCTGGCGGCAATATCTGTGCGTTCACTCAGGGCATTAGCAATTCGATTACAGCTGGGGAAGCCTTGGGTATGCTACAGGGACTATCCGCTCACGGCTGTGGCCAGTGCGGCAGTATTCCCTTCAAGGACAACAATGTCGCCGAAGGAGAATTGACGGTCAACTGGACTGATAACTAGGTTATCCAGTGACCTTGCATACCTTTGATGCTCCAGTGCTTTGTTATCTCTTGGCCTATTTGCTCAAATGCAACAAGATTGGGTGGGGAATGGGATAACTACTTCAGGAATATCAACCCTATATAGAAGCAATGTGATTACTCTATTACTACACTATTAATGTACCTTTAATGATGGACTTTTGTGAATAATGAAGTGATATAATATCATTCGAGTTGCATATCAAATAATTTGTGTATAAAGCGGAAGAACTGACTATATGGTTCCGATAGAAGTCTGCTAACAAgatctctctctttaaatAGCATAACATATGCTTACATGTTCAAATATCCGATTCCAATAGTTCTGTTGTCCAGGACCAGTGGGTTGGCCGTTGAATTGTATTGACCTCAGTTACCAACCACTTGGCAAAGACATTATCCGTTTTTAAGCATGCAAGTTTTGTTTCATCGTTCTGGATATGCTTCAAACTATTTCGTAACATTGTAGGCTGCCTGCTCTTGTTAAGTGTGGTATAACCCCCAACATTGGCATGTACTACTGTATGTGGTGTGACACCGGGTGCTACATCATTTGCTCTCTGTTTTTGGTTTTCTTTCGCGATTGATTAGCTTggataataataaattaaacatCTTGAATCAACAGCACCTTACTATAACACCTTCCTGTAGGCACTATATGCCTACTTAAAAAACCTTCATTATACATGCTGCTCGTTGTGGTTCTCCTCATGTTAATTAGCTCTTGTGAGTGCCTTGCAGCAAAGGTTTTTGATCATCTTTTAAGCAGCTGTAATATTTGCGCACCGTGAAGCCAGCTGCATCAGATCAAATCACCCAATGTTACGAATTTGGGTAATTGAcgttttcccttctttctaGCGAAAGCGT is drawn from Trichoderma asperellum chromosome 4, complete sequence and contains these coding sequences:
- a CDS encoding uncharacterized protein (antiSMASH:Cluster_4.4~EggNog:ENOG41~SECRETED:SignalP(1-16)) produces the protein MKVFAILTLLYSTAAATGINCNGNANCVGTPECRLSDLILQVSQQDPSTSYSPGQHIACCGIPGGNICAFTQGISNSITAGEALGMLQGLSAHGCGQCGSIPFKDNNVAEGELTVNWTDN